The Brachyspira aalborgi genome has a segment encoding these proteins:
- a CDS encoding type III pantothenate kinase, translating to MYLIADIGNTRMKLAVFDKSHNPLYFNVNSYNIRHILSTLKEVKDNYKIDKVFYSSVCFDRNDIFVSSIKDVLKKDVYRVTYKDVKLKGNLYEPKDAVGIDRLLATYASICFEGYNKNERYASIVVDMGTATTISVMTSDFIFLGGMIMSGTKTSYKALSSRTSLPYHEIGPIESIPNPLNNNTKDGIMSGAIYNTIGSVNYGVNEIKKNIKEKYNLKSKIFLTGGISNLKLLKCKIYPYLVMQGTYFNMVDKKYGR from the coding sequence ATGTATCTTATAGCCGATATAGGAAATACGAGAATGAAATTAGCCGTATTCGACAAAAGCCATAATCCTTTATATTTTAATGTGAATAGTTATAATATAAGGCATATACTATCGACATTAAAAGAAGTAAAAGACAATTACAAGATAGACAAAGTATTTTATAGCAGCGTTTGTTTTGATAGAAACGATATATTTGTCTCTTCAATAAAGGATGTTTTGAAAAAAGATGTTTATAGAGTAACTTATAAAGATGTAAAATTGAAAGGCAATTTATATGAGCCTAAAGACGCGGTTGGAATAGATAGACTTCTTGCAACATACGCTTCAATATGTTTTGAAGGTTATAATAAAAACGAAAGATACGCTTCGATAGTTGTCGATATGGGAACGGCAACGACTATAAGCGTTATGACTTCGGATTTTATATTTTTAGGCGGAATGATAATGAGCGGAACAAAAACGAGTTATAAAGCTTTATCGAGCAGAACTTCTTTGCCTTACCATGAAATTGGTCCTATAGAATCGATTCCTAATCCTTTAAATAATAATACTAAAGACGGAATTATGTCGGGAGCAATATACAATACTATTGGAAGCGTAAATTATGGAGTTAATGAAATTAAAAAAAATATAAAAGAAAAGTATAATTTAAAAAGCAAAATATTTTTAACGGGCGGAATATCGAATTTAAAATTACTTAAATGTAAAATATATCCTTATTTGGTAATGCAAGGAACTTATTTTAATATGGTTGATAAAAAATACGGTAGATAA
- a CDS encoding CCA tRNA nucleotidyltransferase translates to MEKIFNNIPAQVKEIARILNTKGFQCFLVGGSVRDSIMGFIPKEYDIATNAKPEDVQKIFKYTVPTGIKHGTILVILDDMHVEITTFRSDGNYSDGRHPDKVEYTASIEDDLPRRDLTINAMAYNVLDGNLIDMFDGVKDIENKIIRSVGNPYERFSEDGLRIMRAIRFATRLNFDIEKETFDAICHSTEMLTSIAYERIREEFNGILVSDNPFRGLELLRKTGILNLIMPELMQGFGVSQNRFHKYDVYYHILHTIQAVEPLETEELTLLVRLSALFHDIAKPMVQKKVSKQEEPVYYNHEVVGSNIAKKVMKRLKYSNAEIDFVTLLVRHHMFYYQDEWTDGAVRRFMKAVGVENIKPLLKLREADRIGSGNRKEKESRAIPKLLARIDKIIEEENAITVKDLKINGNDLMKEFNLKPSPIVGKILNYLLELILDEPNLNSKECLIEKTRLFLEENNIKKEE, encoded by the coding sequence TTGGAGAAAATATTTAACAATATACCCGCACAGGTAAAAGAAATAGCGAGAATATTGAATACGAAAGGGTTTCAATGTTTTTTAGTCGGCGGTTCGGTTAGAGATTCTATTATGGGATTTATTCCAAAAGAATACGATATAGCCACGAATGCGAAACCTGAAGATGTTCAAAAAATATTTAAATATACCGTGCCTACGGGAATAAAGCATGGAACGATTTTAGTAATACTTGACGATATGCATGTAGAAATAACGACTTTCAGAAGCGATGGAAATTATAGCGATGGACGGCATCCCGATAAAGTAGAATATACGGCGAGCATTGAGGACGATTTGCCAAGAAGAGATTTAACTATTAACGCGATGGCTTATAATGTTTTAGACGGAAATCTTATCGATATGTTTGACGGAGTTAAAGACATTGAAAATAAAATTATTCGTTCGGTTGGAAATCCTTATGAAAGATTTTCAGAAGACGGATTAAGAATAATGCGAGCTATAAGATTTGCGACAAGATTAAATTTTGATATAGAGAAAGAAACTTTTGATGCAATATGTCATTCTACGGAAATGTTAACTTCTATAGCTTATGAAAGAATAAGAGAAGAGTTTAACGGAATTTTAGTTTCCGATAATCCTTTTAGAGGATTGGAATTATTAAGAAAAACGGGAATACTCAACTTAATAATGCCCGAACTTATGCAAGGTTTTGGAGTCTCTCAAAATAGATTTCATAAATACGATGTTTATTATCATATACTTCATACTATACAAGCGGTTGAGCCTTTAGAAACTGAAGAGTTAACTTTATTAGTTAGATTATCGGCTTTATTTCATGATATAGCAAAACCTATGGTTCAAAAAAAAGTTTCAAAACAAGAAGAGCCTGTTTATTATAATCATGAAGTCGTAGGTTCAAATATCGCTAAAAAAGTTATGAAGAGATTAAAATATTCAAATGCGGAAATAGATTTTGTCACTCTTTTAGTTAGGCATCATATGTTTTATTATCAGGATGAATGGACTGACGGAGCGGTTAGAAGATTTATGAAAGCGGTTGGAGTAGAAAATATAAAACCTTTATTAAAATTAAGAGAAGCGGACAGAATTGGAAGCGGAAACAGAAAGGAGAAAGAAAGCAGAGCGATACCTAAATTATTGGCAAGAATAGATAAGATAATCGAAGAAGAAAACGCTATAACGGTTAAAGATTTGAAAATCAACGGAAACGATTTAATGAAAGAGTTTAATTTAAAACCAAGTCCGATTGTAGGAAAGATATTAAATTATTTGCTTGAATTAATATTAGACGAACCAAATTTAAATAGTAAAGAATGTCTCATTGAAAAGACGAGACTTTTTTTAGAAGAAAATAATATAAAAAAAGAGGAATGA
- the ligA gene encoding NAD-dependent DNA ligase LigA — protein MNIEEAKNRIKKLTEEINYHNKLYYTDDNPEIEDYQYDKLFRELENLERDFPQFKDKNSPTNKVGGMILEKFEKFEHPIAMYSLSNVMNEEEFFDFDNRMKKETNSKNIKYTVENKFDGLALELIYQNGKLIVASTRGDGQVGENVTNNVKVMNNVPKNIKEKNKLIIRGEALITKKDFEALNREREELEEVPFANPRNAASGGLRQLDSSESKKRRLKFFAYQIANYKDFNLTNEYKAMEFLLSLDFTVEGVHPNIDAKEVLKIYNEIQLNRNKMDYEIDGLVIKVDDIKSQEKLGFLSRAPRFAVAFKFKPEEKETLLNNIEVQVGRTGALTPVAKLKPVQVGGVIVSNVTLHNPNEIKSKDIRIGDTVAVIRSGDVIPKIVRVNLDKRPKESKEFVFPNKCPVCGGDTAITEGDVIVRCINEECPSKITKYIEYFVSKAAMNIDGIGKEWIATFTKSGLVKNPADIYKIKKTDLYKFERMGEKLADNMLNSIKESKKTTLKRFIYSLGMRQVGETTADLLAKYFTSIESFKKATIEDLENIEGIGEISAKSIYDFLNNDKSKKIIDDLLAVGVEPIFEKMAITESKLTGKNVVITGSIEGFTRTSAKETAERLGATVQSSVSKNTDILIVGEKAGSKLKKAEELGIEIMPADDFIKLVNE, from the coding sequence ATGAATATAGAAGAAGCAAAAAACAGAATAAAAAAATTAACCGAAGAGATTAATTATCATAATAAACTTTATTACACGGACGATAATCCCGAAATTGAAGATTATCAATACGATAAACTTTTTAGAGAGCTTGAAAATTTGGAGAGAGATTTCCCACAATTCAAAGATAAAAATAGTCCTACGAATAAAGTCGGCGGAATGATTTTAGAAAAGTTTGAAAAGTTTGAGCATCCAATTGCAATGTATTCTCTTTCAAATGTTATGAATGAAGAAGAATTTTTTGACTTCGATAATAGAATGAAAAAAGAGACTAATTCAAAAAATATAAAATATACCGTAGAAAATAAATTTGACGGTTTGGCTTTAGAGCTTATTTATCAAAATGGAAAATTGATTGTTGCAAGCACGAGAGGAGACGGACAAGTCGGAGAAAATGTTACGAATAATGTTAAAGTAATGAATAATGTTCCAAAAAATATTAAAGAAAAAAATAAACTTATAATTAGAGGCGAGGCTTTAATAACGAAAAAAGATTTTGAGGCTTTAAACAGAGAAAGAGAAGAGCTTGAAGAAGTGCCTTTTGCAAATCCAAGAAATGCGGCATCGGGAGGATTAAGACAATTAGATAGTTCGGAAAGCAAGAAGAGAAGATTAAAATTTTTCGCATATCAAATTGCAAATTATAAAGATTTTAATTTAACAAACGAATATAAGGCAATGGAATTTTTATTAAGTTTAGATTTTACCGTTGAAGGAGTTCATCCAAATATTGACGCTAAAGAAGTTTTGAAAATATATAACGAAATTCAATTAAACAGAAATAAAATGGATTATGAGATTGACGGACTCGTGATTAAAGTTGATGATATCAAATCGCAAGAAAAATTAGGATTTTTATCTCGCGCTCCAAGATTTGCCGTAGCTTTTAAGTTTAAGCCCGAAGAGAAAGAAACTTTATTAAATAATATAGAGGTTCAAGTTGGAAGGACGGGAGCATTAACGCCTGTGGCAAAATTAAAACCCGTTCAAGTCGGAGGCGTTATCGTTTCAAATGTCACTCTTCATAATCCTAATGAAATAAAATCTAAAGATATAAGAATTGGCGATACGGTTGCAGTTATAAGGTCGGGAGATGTTATACCTAAAATTGTGAGAGTAAATTTAGATAAACGCCCGAAAGAAAGTAAAGAGTTTGTTTTTCCAAATAAATGTCCCGTTTGCGGAGGCGATACGGCGATAACCGAAGGCGATGTAATAGTTAGATGCATCAATGAAGAATGTCCAAGCAAAATTACAAAGTATATAGAATATTTTGTTTCAAAAGCTGCTATGAATATAGACGGAATAGGCAAAGAATGGATAGCGACTTTTACAAAAAGCGGACTTGTTAAAAATCCTGCCGATATTTATAAAATAAAAAAAACAGATTTGTATAAATTTGAAAGAATGGGAGAGAAGCTTGCCGACAATATGTTAAACTCTATAAAAGAAAGCAAGAAAACAACTTTAAAAAGATTTATATATTCTTTAGGAATGCGTCAAGTCGGAGAGACTACAGCCGATTTACTCGCTAAATATTTTACTTCGATAGAAAGTTTTAAAAAAGCGACTATAGAAGATTTGGAAAATATAGAAGGCATAGGAGAGATTAGCGCAAAAAGTATTTACGATTTTTTGAATAATGATAAATCGAAAAAAATAATAGACGATTTGCTCGCTGTTGGAGTAGAACCTATATTTGAAAAAATGGCAATTACGGAATCGAAATTAACGGGCAAGAATGTAGTTATAACGGGTTCTATTGAAGGTTTTACAAGAACATCGGCAAAAGAAACTGCCGAAAGATTGGGAGCAACGGTTCAATCTTCCGTGTCGAAAAATACCGATATATTAATAGTCGGAGAGAAAGCGGGAAGCAAATTAAAGAAAGCGGAAGAATTGGGAATTGAAATTATGCCCGCGGATGATTTTATTAAACTTGTTAATGAGTAA
- a CDS encoding efflux RND transporter permease subunit — protein sequence MEKIIVFFAKKTMLVNIIVMAVLFVGAYSYFNLQKESFPSTDLDRMLIAVTYPGATPLDVEQNAVIPIEEQLQGIAGIDEYQTTIIENIAIIMVKLDESLPNRQPVKDKIFREMQNVPDLSSDVDQVTTYDLNPANMSIYTLGVHFKEGMEGDERELFDVSKRLENELVRLDGVSEIRISGRTDPEIHIYADPIKLQQNYISLSDIVNSLSIRNVRATGGDIENKGKEQTIVTYGEFTNPKEAENVIIRSTFNGQRVRVKDIASVSMGFKEKNVLMRVNKASGYSLDVVKNENADIIKTIEEVNKYLKENADLVPDNIQITVMGDNSRTINSLLKIVTSNLVQGFIIIFIALIIFLDFKSAIFTSLGMVITMFSCLIYMRATGITFNTMSLAAVITVLGMIVDNSIVVSENIFNFKQMGYKGLEATRLAVSDVIMPMLVSTLTTVAAFFPLLTISGIMGKILNIFPKIVIFTLLISLIQATLLLPNQLQDKEDKYRNYKPKKKKSKFKNPLDFDKDKLFDKMKIPYGFMLEKLLHLRYLVISAFIVLLIGSIFLAQNSFKNFVLIYDTSADTIVINIETPIGSTKDITTEQISKIEDVISSVIKPEELIALYTLVGQQVDQDIISEEKGSLAGIMVYLVPAAERKRTADDLVSLINEAIDKTDIRDNVPVFTINTKGNVNPGDAVNIKIVGNNTELAKKAKTEIRDYLATINGVINIDDDDKIGKDELRILFDYDKIAQLGVNVSTVASQVRAAYTGTVATYIQELENKLDFRVMFDKQYTYDTEYLNKLLIPNQQNRLIYLENLATIQITNGLSTLKHYNGERTITITADIEYGQNTSQQVMNAVSERFKNFSREYRGLKLDFGGEAKETVKALKQLLFSFAMAFIFVYIILLLQLNRFIQPIMIMIIIPFGLIGVLLGFALHRMPLSFMGIVGIVGLAGVVVNNGIILVDVINNIIDRGVEGGKKGIKKAIVDGSKQRLRPVFLTTITTVVGLLPTVYGIGGRADLIIPIVMALAYGLLFSSLLTLIFLPCMFMIMFDLRLIKIPETQIPKEEITNTNI from the coding sequence ATGGAAAAAATTATAGTATTTTTTGCGAAAAAAACGATGCTTGTTAATATAATAGTAATGGCGGTTTTATTTGTAGGAGCTTATTCTTATTTTAATTTACAAAAAGAATCGTTTCCTTCAACAGATTTGGATAGAATGCTTATAGCGGTGACTTATCCTGGAGCTACGCCTTTAGATGTTGAACAAAATGCAGTTATTCCGATAGAAGAACAATTACAAGGAATAGCGGGAATAGACGAATATCAAACCACAATAATTGAAAATATAGCTATAATAATGGTAAAACTTGACGAGAGTCTTCCAAACAGGCAACCCGTTAAAGATAAAATATTTAGAGAGATGCAAAATGTTCCCGATTTGTCTTCCGATGTTGACCAAGTTACAACCTACGATTTGAATCCAGCTAATATGTCAATTTATACTTTAGGAGTGCATTTCAAAGAAGGAATGGAAGGAGATGAAAGAGAATTATTTGATGTAAGTAAGAGATTAGAAAATGAACTTGTTAGATTGGACGGAGTTTCAGAGATAAGAATATCGGGAAGAACGGACCCAGAAATTCATATATATGCCGACCCTATAAAACTTCAACAAAATTATATTTCTTTAAGCGATATAGTTAATTCTTTAAGCATAAGAAATGTGAGAGCTACGGGAGGAGATATAGAAAATAAAGGAAAAGAGCAAACCATAGTAACTTACGGAGAATTTACTAATCCAAAAGAAGCGGAAAATGTTATTATAAGGTCAACTTTCAACGGACAGAGAGTTAGAGTTAAAGATATAGCTTCGGTTAGTATGGGCTTTAAAGAAAAAAATGTTCTTATGAGAGTAAATAAAGCTTCGGGTTATTCTTTAGATGTTGTAAAAAATGAAAATGCGGATATTATAAAAACTATTGAAGAGGTAAATAAATATTTAAAAGAAAACGCCGATTTAGTTCCTGATAATATACAAATAACCGTTATGGGAGATAATTCGAGAACTATTAATTCTTTATTAAAAATAGTCACTTCAAATTTGGTTCAAGGATTTATAATCATATTTATAGCCCTTATAATATTTTTAGATTTCAAAAGCGCAATATTTACAAGTTTAGGAATGGTTATAACAATGTTCTCTTGTTTAATATACATGAGAGCTACGGGAATAACATTTAATACAATGTCTTTAGCCGCGGTTATTACGGTTTTAGGTATGATTGTCGATAACTCTATCGTAGTTTCTGAAAATATATTTAACTTTAAACAAATGGGTTATAAGGGACTTGAAGCGACTCGGCTTGCAGTAAGCGATGTTATTATGCCTATGCTTGTATCGACTTTAACTACCGTTGCGGCGTTTTTTCCTTTGCTTACAATAAGCGGTATTATGGGAAAAATATTAAATATATTTCCTAAAATCGTTATATTTACTTTATTAATTAGTTTAATTCAGGCTACTCTTTTGCTTCCAAATCAATTGCAAGATAAAGAAGACAAATACAGAAACTATAAACCGAAGAAAAAGAAAAGTAAATTTAAAAATCCTTTAGATTTTGATAAGGATAAATTATTTGATAAAATGAAAATTCCTTACGGATTTATGTTAGAAAAATTACTTCATTTAAGATATTTGGTTATATCCGCTTTTATAGTTTTGCTTATAGGCTCAATATTTTTAGCTCAAAATAGTTTTAAAAATTTCGTGCTTATATACGATACAAGCGCGGACACTATAGTAATAAATATAGAAACTCCTATTGGAAGCACAAAAGATATTACAACCGAGCAAATATCAAAAATAGAAGATGTAATTTCTTCCGTAATAAAACCCGAAGAATTAATAGCTTTATACACTCTTGTAGGGCAGCAGGTTGACCAGGATATTATTTCTGAAGAAAAAGGAAGTCTTGCGGGAATAATGGTTTATTTAGTGCCTGCCGCAGAAAGAAAAAGAACGGCTGATGATTTAGTTTCTCTTATAAACGAAGCGATTGATAAAACCGATATAAGAGATAATGTTCCCGTGTTTACTATAAATACAAAAGGCAATGTCAACCCTGGCGATGCGGTAAATATTAAAATAGTTGGAAATAATACTGAGCTTGCTAAAAAAGCAAAAACTGAAATAAGAGATTATTTGGCTACAATTAATGGCGTTATAAATATTGACGATGACGATAAAATCGGAAAGGACGAATTAAGAATATTATTCGATTACGATAAAATCGCTCAACTTGGAGTAAATGTTTCTACGGTTGCAAGCCAAGTGAGAGCGGCTTATACGGGAACGGTTGCGACTTATATTCAAGAGCTTGAAAATAAATTAGATTTTAGAGTTATGTTTGATAAACAATATACTTACGACACAGAATATTTGAATAAACTTTTAATACCAAATCAACAAAACAGACTTATATATCTTGAAAATCTCGCCACCATTCAAATTACAAACGGACTTTCAACTTTGAAACATTATAACGGAGAGCGAACGATAACGATAACGGCGGATATAGAATATGGACAAAATACTTCTCAACAGGTTATGAATGCCGTAAGCGAAAGATTTAAAAATTTCAGTAGAGAATATAGAGGATTAAAATTAGATTTTGGAGGCGAGGCTAAAGAAACGGTAAAAGCATTAAAGCAATTATTATTTAGTTTTGCTATGGCTTTTATATTCGTTTATATAATATTATTATTACAATTAAATAGATTTATTCAGCCTATAATGATTATGATAATTATTCCTTTCGGGCTTATTGGAGTTTTGCTTGGCTTTGCGCTTCATCGTATGCCTTTATCGTTTATGGGAATAGTCGGAATAGTAGGACTTGCGGGAGTAGTTGTTAATAACGGAATAATACTTGTCGATGTGATAAATAATATTATAGACAGAGGAGTAGAAGGCGGAAAAAAAGGAATCAAAAAGGCTATAGTTGACGGTTCTAAACAGAGGCTTCGTCCCGTATTTTTAACTACGATTACTACGGTTGTCGGACTTCTTCCTACAGTTTACGGAATTGGCGGAAGAGCGGATTTGATTATACCTATAGTTATGGCTTTGGCTTATGGACTTTTATTTTCTTCTTTGCTTACCCTCATATTTTTGCCTTGTATGTTTATGATAATGTTTGATTTAAGATTAATAAAAATTCCAGAAACGCAAATACCTAAAGAAGAGATAACGAATACTAATATTTAG